The Gemmatimonadota bacterium genome contains a region encoding:
- a CDS encoding zinc-binding dehydrogenase produces the protein MKKAILHGPRDLRIEEHPLDTSALGADEVWVETQISAFKIGTDRGNFEGADRVPGAPDYPRFVGDSNLGIVRGIGTEVTRFEVGDRVVATQPHQSEYIISQFGDIFKIPPDADDEDAVYAHLYALSAHCYHKALFRPGENVAVVGLGVLGLGAVALGPLFGARVVGLGNSSIRLDMAKQMGAHAAYLSDDPDLEEKLDAFTNGRGIDLVILTANPWPAFKTSVEIVRQNGRVSIVSLLGRGEPPLDFNPLAMEWFYAKGISLVAVHGEDAQLYPHADTSGHLGHCDHVLSLMGEKKLQPSRLITHRLHYTEMVQAYEMAYVREKSMLGVIFNWRE, from the coding sequence ATGAAAAAAGCCATACTCCACGGTCCGCGGGACCTTCGCATTGAAGAGCACCCGCTTGATACAAGCGCGCTTGGTGCTGATGAGGTCTGGGTTGAAACGCAGATCAGCGCGTTTAAAATTGGAACAGATCGGGGCAATTTTGAAGGCGCAGATCGCGTACCGGGTGCGCCGGACTATCCGCGATTCGTTGGCGATAGCAATCTGGGTATTGTTCGCGGGATTGGTACGGAGGTCACGCGTTTTGAGGTTGGCGATCGCGTTGTGGCGACTCAGCCTCACCAATCTGAATACATCATAAGCCAGTTTGGTGATATTTTCAAAATACCCCCTGATGCCGATGATGAAGATGCTGTGTATGCACACCTCTATGCGCTCAGCGCACATTGTTACCACAAAGCATTATTTAGACCCGGCGAAAATGTCGCCGTTGTTGGTCTGGGTGTTCTCGGCCTGGGGGCAGTCGCTTTAGGTCCTCTGTTTGGTGCCCGCGTCGTTGGGCTTGGAAATAGTTCCATCAGGTTAGATATGGCAAAACAAATGGGTGCTCATGCGGCTTATTTATCAGACGATCCAGACCTCGAAGAGAAACTCGACGCTTTTACAAATGGAAGAGGCATTGATCTGGTTATTCTGACGGCGAATCCCTGGCCGGCTTTCAAAACATCTGTTGAAATTGTGCGGCAAAATGGCCGGGTCTCTATCGTCAGTCTTCTGGGGCGGGGTGAACCTCCGCTTGATTTTAACCCTCTGGCAATGGAGTGGTTTTACGCCAAGGGGATATCTCTGGTTGCCGTGCATGGAGAGGATGCCCAATTATATCCGCATGCCGATACATCGGGTCATTTGGGTCATTGCGATCACGTTCTTTCTCTTATGGGAGAAAAAAAACTTCAGCCCAGCCGTCTTATTACGCACCGTTTGCATTACACGGAAATGGTCCAGGCTTATGAAATGGCCTATGTGCGTGAAAAATCCATGCTGGGTGTCATTTTTAATTGGCGGGAATAG
- a CDS encoding aminotransferase class III-fold pyridoxal phosphate-dependent enzyme, whose translation MLHDVTRSLELYKKAGERIPGWTQLISRRADRVANGVSPLYVARSKGARFVDVDGNEYIDWIRALGAIILGYADPVVDGAVKKQIDLGSLHSMNSALEIELADELINTIPSAEMVRYTKGGGEACAVAARIARGTTNRDVILFCGYHGWHDWYQSANYLVDPESGEYPFAGIEPIGVPRALAGTAIPFTYGDLDMLGRLLNEYQGEVAAVMMEPARSEYPEEGYLEGVKELARRHGALLIFDEVSCGWRESLGGMQKYLGVTPDITVIAKGMSNGYPMGAVVGSREAMEPAKAMFISSSYWSDNIGPVASLTTIRELKRRNSEAHLAEMGQKVAGAIDEAVSSAGLSGSCKGFPATPNLVLDLPDEALHGKVQTLFIQEMARRGVHCYMGFGPTLAHTEEDVRITADAVEASLRVVKQGLENDSIDDLLICDLHSEPFRRIVR comes from the coding sequence ATGTTACACGATGTCACGAGATCTTTAGAGCTTTATAAAAAAGCGGGAGAACGCATTCCGGGTTGGACACAACTCATCAGCCGAAGGGCTGACCGGGTTGCAAATGGCGTTAGTCCTCTCTATGTCGCGCGATCAAAAGGCGCGCGATTTGTCGATGTTGATGGCAACGAGTATATCGATTGGATCCGCGCTTTGGGGGCTATTATTTTGGGATATGCAGATCCCGTTGTCGATGGCGCTGTTAAAAAACAGATTGATCTGGGTAGCCTGCATTCCATGAATAGTGCGCTCGAAATTGAGCTTGCAGATGAGTTGATCAATACCATACCGAGTGCTGAAATGGTGCGCTATACAAAAGGGGGAGGGGAAGCCTGTGCGGTGGCGGCTCGCATCGCTCGGGGTACGACCAATCGAGATGTCATTCTTTTTTGCGGTTATCACGGGTGGCACGATTGGTATCAATCGGCAAATTATCTCGTCGATCCCGAGAGTGGAGAATATCCCTTTGCCGGTATTGAGCCGATTGGCGTACCGCGTGCGCTGGCGGGAACGGCGATTCCATTTACCTATGGCGATCTCGACATGCTCGGCCGTTTACTGAACGAATATCAGGGCGAGGTTGCCGCTGTTATGATGGAGCCAGCTCGGTCTGAGTACCCCGAAGAGGGGTATCTCGAAGGGGTCAAAGAACTCGCTCGCAGGCACGGCGCTTTGCTCATCTTCGACGAAGTCTCCTGCGGTTGGCGCGAGTCTCTTGGCGGTATGCAGAAGTATTTGGGTGTTACGCCAGATATTACGGTGATTGCCAAAGGCATGTCCAATGGGTATCCGATGGGGGCTGTTGTTGGATCGCGCGAGGCGATGGAACCCGCTAAAGCGATGTTTATTTCCAGTTCGTATTGGAGTGACAATATCGGTCCTGTTGCATCACTTACGACCATCCGCGAACTCAAAAGGCGCAATAGCGAGGCACACCTGGCCGAAATGGGTCAAAAAGTGGCGGGGGCAATTGACGAAGCCGTCTCGTCTGCTGGTCTTTCGGGATCGTGTAAGGGATTTCCCGCAACGCCTAATCTGGTGCTCGATTTGCCCGATGAAGCATTGCACGGCAAGGTCCAGACGCTTTTTATTCAGGAGATGGCTCGCCGGGGTGTGCATTGTTACATGGGCTTTGGGCCTACGCTTGCACATACCGAAGAGGATGTGCGTATTACTGCTGATGCGGTTGAAGCCTCTTTGCGCGTCGTAAAGCAGGGGCTTGAAAATGATTCTATCGACGATCTGCTCATTTGCGATCTGCACTCGGAACCCTTCCGCCGGATTGTTCGATAA